From the Lathyrus oleraceus cultivar Zhongwan6 chromosome 4, CAAS_Psat_ZW6_1.0, whole genome shotgun sequence genome, one window contains:
- the LOC127135090 gene encoding uncharacterized protein LOC127135090, giving the protein MDFGRRSVKKYNLINPKIDELKKLVSSIAYPIGFRDRYGALISLLTLRMEEGLLQTLVQFYDPVYHCFTFPDYQLMPTLEEYAQLLHIPVADTVPFSGSEKLPEHSSLAKVLYMKKSKFKNNFPTKGGLSGFTAKFLMGKVSYFASQGCDIIVEHLFALLIYGLLLFPNIEGFVDSYAIRIFLSGNPVPTLLGDTYHSIHYCTLKGGGTIVCCIPLLYKWFVSHLPKSATFWDRKSGLQWSQRIMSLTQSDIAWYSRVLDDVKIIDSCGEFPNVPLMGTKGIISYNPVLARRQLGYPMKDKPPNILLEGIFLRDNEEDPTMKERVVRAWHRVCRKGRLELGKKDCTSYEPYLQWIRARAIQLKMPYPHHDPIKPAPLRTPYLPLDDKEELQATLERVKKERDAWKDKAQVLEMENEELQRQLKEQSGEDRAGKRPRVQEDLFSSGTTDYSQIPQSSGAWKGLVDSLVKEKAFMQKAYEERIERLEGQLLLVYARPDDTCP; this is encoded by the coding sequence atggattttggacggagaagtgtgaaaaagtacaatctcatcaatccaaagatagatgaactaaagaaactggtttcttcgatcgcatatcctattggtttcagagacagatatggggcacttatatctttattgacacttaggatggaagaagggttattgcagacattagtacagttctatgatccagtctatcactgtttcacattcccagactatcaactcatgcctacattggaagagtatgcccagttgcttcacatcccagttgctgatacagtacctttctctggttcagaaaagttacccgagcacagttctcttgcaaaagtgttATACATGAAGAAGTCAAAATTCAAGAATAACTTCCCCACCAAAGGAGGACTTTcaggtttcactgccaagttcttaatggggaaggtttcttattttgccagtcaaggttgtgatattattgtggagcatctgttcgccttgttgatctacggtttgttactatttcctaatattgaaggttttgtggattcatatgctatacgcatcttcctaagtggtaatcctgttccaactttgctcggagacacctatcattccatccattactgtactttgaaaggaggaggaaccatagtctgttgtataccgttactctacaaatggtttgtctctcatcttcctaagtcagctactttttgggatcgcaagtcaggacttcagtggtcacagaggattatgtctcttacccagtcagatattgcatggtatagtagagttttagacgatgtgaagatcattgatagttgcggggagttccccaatgtgcccctcatgggcacaaagggaatcatttcttataatccagtacttgctaggagacaactcggttaccctatgaaggacaagcctcctaacattcttttagaaggtattttcttgagggataacgaggaggaccctaccatgaaagagagagtagtaagagcttggcatcgtgtttgtcgcaaagggagacttgaattgggtaagaaagattgtacctcctatgagccgtacctccagtggatcagagccagagctatacagttgaaaatgccatacccacatcatgatcctatcaaacccgctccgttgaggaccccctaccttccgctagatgacaaagaagaactccaagccaccttggagagggtcaagaaagagagagacgcttggaaggataaggcccaggtgctcgaaatggaaaatgaagaacttcagagacagttaaaggagcagagtggagaagatcgtgcaggtaaacgtccaagggtgcaagaggatttattttcctcaggcacaacagattactcccagattccacagtcctcaggtgcatggaaaggtcttgtagacagtttggtgaaggagaaagcttttatgcagaaggcctatgaagaaagaattgagagacttgaaggacaactcctacttgtttatgctcgtcctgatgacacatgtccttaa